A stretch of Arachis hypogaea cultivar Tifrunner chromosome 15, arahy.Tifrunner.gnm2.J5K5, whole genome shotgun sequence DNA encodes these proteins:
- the LOC112750394 gene encoding transcriptional elongation regulator MINIYO, whose translation MEKKKQQQQNEKKGEPKKVKVLNTSSFQINEEDASRLVGSIIEKGISDSHGNNIITTPPSFFPKPAGLPFPVARHRSHGPYWHPLSNKGGDRGNHDDDSDNDVEDKEDKGFKEFEKVSAFANPVQKRKKKDLDFKKWKEITQDNYCSLGKESDDMISTGKKKNEKGSKNADMKTSPTDGVALASMEVDTKPQLNNYERGFLNSASAMEIDTSNKADPQEKHKYATIYDSNEVDELMPERDQISNNEKPDHSFGSLDFLRGEQNNLTSNMVSSSGSSTFRRKQGSMPLEDEIDAENRARIMQMSPEEIAEAQAEIMEKINPALLKVLQKRGQEKVKKEDSLTSEVGNGNASMNQDVHSNQDAKRLHTEDNISHMSMTPPSETKLDDEKIRAITVTTASGSSWNAWSNRVEAVRELRFSLAGDPVHSDWASPYDNVSERDYLRTEGDPGAAGYTIKEAVALTRSVVPGQRSLALHLLSSVLDKALQYICKDRTVQISKSENEVDKSVDWEAVWAFALGPEPELVLALRMCLDDNHNSVVLACVKVIQSVLSCDVNDNYFNISEIAICDKDICTAPIFRNRPDIDLGFLHGGFWKYSTKPSNILPISEDNMDDESEGKHTIQDDVVVAGQDFTAGLVCMGILPRLRYLLETDPTTTLEECIISILIAIVRHSPSCANAVLNCERLIQTIVKRFTVNNLEIRWSMIKSVNLMKVLARLDQTTCVEFIRNGYFQTMTWNLYQSPSSIDHWLNMGKEKCKLGSALIVEQLRFWKVCIRYGYYVSYFSEMFPALCFWLNPPSFEKLVDEDVLYEYASISREAYLVLESLAGRLPNLFSQQSQNNQIPESAGDTEVWSWRYVGPMVDLAVKWIATRSDPEVCNLFKRQNEGRFDTTSLGLSVTSLLFVYAAVTHMLFRVLERVTMGDTISPQKTERHVPWLPDFVPKIGLELIIYWLSGFSGYFGTECGLPNSGESFMKELVYLRLKGDVEMSLASTCCLNGMVNVIAAIDKLIQSAKSVTSTLPSQVQNLSKEGKMLEDGILRSCLVELRSVLSVLTSSVDSGWCYMQAIEIFGRGGPAPGVGIGWGAPHGGFWSKSVLLMQLDARFLICLLQTLQNAAKDVSVIEEKTLSIQKINTLLRLCLTAGPREKCVVNKALDLLFDVSALKYLDLCTQNFLLDTRGKTFGWKHEEEDYMHFSRILSSHFRSRWLSEKVKSKSRNGSGSSSTKSSLKGSARLDTIFEDSDMSLGTSPSCNSLMVEWAHQKLPLPLHFYLSPISTISRIKQSGPQKVDGSDSIHGLSNLLEVARSGLFFIFGIEAMSNFQGHDIPSPIQHVSLTWKLHSLSVNFLVGMEILEQEQSRETFEALQDLYGMLLDKARLNKNEETISDDKNHLEFLKFQSEIHESYSVFIEELVEQFSAISYGDLIFSRQVSLYLHRCVEPSIRLAAWSALSNARVLELLPPLEKCFSGSEGYLEPIEDNEGILEAYTKSWASDALDRAAIRGSIAYTLVVHHLSSFIFNPCHTDKLLLRNRVIRSLLRDYAGKQRHEGMLLNLIHYNKMALRSYTGFEFRIKILVEACEGNSSLLKVVEKLKAAAEKTSL comes from the exons atggagaagaagaagcagcagcagcaaaATGAGAAGAAAGGGGAACCCAAGAAGGTGAAGGTTTTGAACACGAGCTCATTCCAAATAAACGAAGAAGATGCGTCTCGCTTGGTTGGTTCCATTATTGAAAAGGGTATCTCTGACTCTCACGGCAACAACATCATCACTACTCCTCCTTCCTTCTTTCCCAAACCCGCTGGTCTTCCTTTCCCTGTTGCACGACACCGTTCCCATGGCCCT TATTGGCATCCATTGAGTAATAAAGGGGGTGATCGTGGCAACCACGATGATGACAGTGACAATGATGTTGAGGATAAAGAAGATAAAGGTTTCAAGGAGTTTGAAAAAGTTTCAGCCTTTGCCAATCCAgtacaaaagaggaagaaaaaagatttggattttaaAAAGTGGAAAGAGATTACTCAAGACAATTATTGTTCCTTGGGGAAGGAATCAGATGATATGATTAGTAcagggaaaaagaaaaatgaaaaaggcaGTAAGAATGCAGACATGAAAACGTCACCGACTGATGGTGTTGCCCTTGCTTCTATGGAAGTAGACACTAAACCACAATTAAATAACTATGAGAGAGGGTTTCTTAACTCAGCCAGTGCCATGGAGATAGATACATCAAATAAGGCAGATCCTcaggaaaaacacaaatatgccACAATTTATGACAGCAACGAAGTGGATGAATTGATGCCTGAACGGGATCAAATTTCTAATAATGAAAAGCCTGATCACAGTTTTGGATCTCTAGATTTTTTAAGAGGAGAGCAAAATAATTTGACTTCAAACATGGTTTCTTCTTCTGGTTCTAGCACCTTTAGAAGGAAACAAGGTTCCATGCCTCTGGAGGatgaaattgatgctgagaaTCGGGCTCGGATAATGCAAATGTCACCTGAGGAGATTGCTGAAGCCCAGGCTGAAATAATGGAGAAGATAAACCCTGCATTACTCAAAGTGCTGCAGAAAAGGGGGCAAGAAAAAGTTAAGAAAGAAGATAGTTTAACATCAGAAGTGGGTAATGGCAATGCATCTATGAATCAAGATGTTCATAGTAATCAAGATGCAAAACGTCTGCATACAGAGGACAACATCTCCCATATGTCGATGACACCACCTTCAGAAACTAAGCTAGATGATGAGAAAATTAGGGCAATCACTGTGACAACTGCTAGTGGCAGCTCATGGAATGCTTGGAGCAATAGAGTTGAGGCTGTTAGGGAGTTAAGATTTTCCTTGGCTGGGGATCCTGTTCATTCTGATTGGGCATCTCCTTATg ACAATGTCTCTGAACGTGACTATCTGCGGACCGAGGGAGATCCTGGTGCAGCTGGTTACACAATCAAAGAAGCAGTGGCACTCACAAGAAGTGTG gttCCTGGACAAAGGTCCCTTGCATTGCATCTCCTTTCATCTGTTCTTGATAAGGCATTGCAATATATTTGTAAGGACAGAACGGTACAGATCTCGAAAAGTGAAAATGAAGTTGACAAATCAGTTGACTGGGAGGCTGTTTGGGCTTTCGCACTTGGTCCAGAACCTGAGCTCGTGTTGGCACTCAG gatGTGCCTTGATGATAACCACAATTCTGTAGTTCTGGCTTGTGTGAAGGTTATTCAAAGTGTGTTGAGTTGTGATGTGAATGACAACTACTTCAATATATCAGAG ATTGCAATCTGTGACAAGGATATTTGCACTGCTCCAATTTTTAGGAACAGACCAGATATTGATCTTGGATTTCTTCACGGGGGTTTTTGGAAGTACAGTACAAAACCCTCAAACATTCTTCCTATCAGTGAGGATAACATGGATGATGAGTCTGAAGGAAAACATACGATTCAGGATGATGTTGTGGTTGCTGGACAAGATTTTACTGCAGGTCTAGTATGCATGGGAATCCTTCCCAGACTTCGTTATCTTTTAGAG ACAGATCCTACAACAACTTTGGAAGAATGCATTATTTCTATACTGATTGCCATAGTGAGACATTCACCATCATGTGCTAATGCAGTCTTGAACTGTGAAAGGCTTATTCAGACAATTGTGAAACGATTTACCGTGAACAATTTAGAAATCCGGTGGTCTATGATAAAATCTGTAAACCTAATGAAG GTCTTAGCTCGTTTGGATCAGACAACTTGTGTAGAGTTTATAAGGAATGGGTATTTTCAGACTATGACATGGAATTTATATCAAAGTCCTTCCTCCATTGACCACTGGCTGAATATGGGGAAGGAAAAATGCAAACTTGGGTCAGCCTTGATTGTTGAACAATTACGTTTCTGGAAGGTCTGCATTCGATATGGATATTATGTATCTTACTTCTCGGAAATGTTCCCTGCCCTATGTTTTTGGTTGAATCCACCTTCCTTTGAAAAACTTGTTGACGAAGATGTTCTGTATGAATATGCTTCCATCTCAAGGGAGGCATACCTTGTTCTAGAGTCTTTAGCTGGAAGACTTCCAAATTTGTTTTCACAGCAGTCCCAAAACAATCAGATTCCTGAGTCTGCTGGTGACACGGAGGTGTGGTCTTGGAGGTATGTTGGTCCAATGGTTGACTTAGCAGTAAAGTGGATTGCAACCAGAAGTGACCCAGAAGTATGTAATTTGTTTAAAAGACAGAATGAAGGGAGATTTGACACGACTTCCCTTGGATTGTCTGTGACATCCTTGTTGTTTGTGTATGCTGCTGTGACTCACATGCTCTTCAGAGTGCTTGAAAGGGTGACAATGGGTGATACTATTAGTCCACAGAAAACTGAGAGGCATGTACCGTGGCTTCCAGACTTTGTCCCAAAGATTGGACTTGAGTTGATTATATATTGGCTTTCGGGCTTTTCAGGTTACTTTGGGACAGAATGCGGTCTTCCCAACTCCGGTGAATCTTTTATGAAGGAACTAGTTTATTTGAGACTGAAGGGTGATGTTGAAATGTCTTTAGCTTCCACCTGTTGTCTGAATGGAATGGTCAATGTTATTGCTGCTATTGATAAACTAATACAGTCTGCCAAGAGTGTTACTTCTACTCTCCCAAGCCAAGTACAAAATCTCTCAAAAGAAGGGAAAATGCTTGAGGATGGCATACTTAGATCGTGTTTGGTTGAATTAAGGTCTGTGCTTAGTGTTTTGACAAGTTCAGTTGATTCTGGGTGGTGCTACATGCAGGCGATTGAGATATTTGGAAGAGGGGGACCAGCTCCAGGAGTGGGCATTGGCTGGGGTGCCCCTCATGGAGGGTTTTGGTCAAAATCAGTCTTATTAATGCAACTAGATGCTAGATTTCTAATCTGTTTGCTGCAGACTCTTCAAAATGCAGCTAAAGATGTATCTGTAATTGAAGAAAAGACATTGTCCATTCAAAAGATTAACACTCTGTTGCGATTGTGTTTAACTGCTGGACCAAGGGAGAAGTGTGTTGTAAATAAGGCATTGGATCTCTTATTTGATGTTTCTGCATTGAAATACCTTGATCTTTGCACACAGAACTTTCTCCTTGACACAAGGGGTAAAACCTTTGGGTGGAAACATGAAGAGGAGGATTACATGCACTTCAGTAGAATCTTATCGTCTCATTTCAGGAGCAGATGGTTATCTGAAAAGGTGAAGTCCAAGTCTAGAAATGGCAGTGGTTCCTCCAGCACTAAGAGTTCTCTGAAGGGTAGTGCTCGGTTGGACACTATATTTGAGGACTCTGACATGTCACTCGGTACGAGCCCGTCGTGTAATTCTTTAATGGTAGAATGGGCTCACCAGAAACTACCACTTCCACTCCACTTTTACCTTAGTCCAATCTCCACGATTTCCCGTATCAAGCAATCTGGTCCCCAAAAGGTTGATGGCTCGGATAGCATACATGGTCTGTCTAATTTGCTCGAAGTTGCCAGGTCtggacttttctttatttttggcaTTGAAGCAATGTCCAATTTCCAAGGCCATGACATTCCTTCTCCTATTCAGCATGTATCATTGACGTGGAAGTTACATTCCTTATCTGTCAATTTCCTTGTTGGAATGGAAATACTTGAACAAGAGCAGAGCAGGGAAACTTTTGAAGCTTTACAGGATCTTTATGGCATGCTTCTTGATAAGGCAAGGTTAAACAAAAATGAAGAAACTATCTCAGATGATAAAAACCATCTTGAGTTTCTGAAATTCCAATCCGAGATTCATGAAAGTTACTCGGTATTTATTGAAGAACTTGTAGAGCAGTTTTCAGCTATATCTTATGGTGATCTGATTTTCAGCCGGCAAGTTTCCCTCTATCTTCATCGTTGTGTTGAACCTTCCATTCGACTTGCTGCCTGGAGTGCACTATCTAATGCTCGTGTTCTTGAGCTTTTACCACCACTGGAGAAGTGCTTTTCTGGGTCTGAAGGATACCTTGAACCGATTGAG